One genomic window of Elaeis guineensis isolate ETL-2024a chromosome 2, EG11, whole genome shotgun sequence includes the following:
- the LOC105033905 gene encoding LOW QUALITY PROTEIN: pentatricopeptide repeat-containing protein At4g21300 (The sequence of the model RefSeq protein was modified relative to this genomic sequence to represent the inferred CDS: inserted 2 bases in 2 codons): MHGTRLLPICKRSPLLPTVVSKLRLANYRNLSGLAVNSINFNDIPQKEEVFSFARRGTVDEDLVARFLSMLRACHDPLDLQKGRQVHAQLVVNGVDHDDSLGTRLLGMYVLCRSFSDAKDVFFRLKKVSPLPWNWMIRGFTMVGCFNLALLFYFKMWFVGALPDKYTFPYVIKSCCNLSAVGLGRLIHKTICLIGLETDLFVGSSLIKMYAESNFVDEAREVFDRMPERDCVLWNVMIDGYVRNRDRGNAVALFNSMRRGKLXPNSVAFAGVLSICATEAMLKYGIQLHGLTIRCGLDLEASVANTLLAMYSKCCCFTEMQKLFDLMTRTDLVAWNGMISGYVQNGLKNEALGLFYQMQAAGIKPDSITLASFLPAFSDSTSLKQGKEIHAYIIRNGVCMDAFLKSALIDIYFKSKDVRMAQKVFDATGAMDVVICSAVISGYVLNGMNHDALGMFRLLLEAQLKPNAITVASVLPACSCLSALKLGNELHGYILKNAFEGKCYVGSALMDMYAKCGRLDLGHQIFTKLSERDTIAWNSMITSFNQNGQPKEAIGLFRQMGSEGLIYDSVTISSALSACASLPALRYGKEIHGFMTRGSLRADLYAVSALIDMYAKCGSLDIAHRVFDSMQEKNEVSWNSIIAAYGTHGLVKDAVSLFQQMQSAGFQPDHITFLALISACGHAGXIEEGFRFFHCMTEDYGIAARMEHYACMVDLYGRAGKLDKAFNFITSMPFKPDAGIWGALLGACRVHGNIVLAELASKQLFELDPCNSGYYVLMSNIHAVAGRWDGVSKVRSLMKERNVQKVPGCSWIEINNINHIFVAADQSHLDSSQIYLLLKCIILELIEEGYVPQPDFVYPLNMNSNKQVGLRHYQI; encoded by the exons ATGCATGGGACACGACTGCTTCCTATTTGCAAACGTTCTCCTTTGCTTCCTACAGTCGTTTCCAAGCTTCGTCTCGCAAATTACAGAAACTTATCTGGATTAGCtgtaaattctataaattttaatgatattcCTCAAAAAGAAGAAGTCTTTTCTTTCGCTAGAAGAGGAACTGTAGATGAGGATTTGGTGGCTCGGTTTCTGTCGATGTTGAGGGCCTGCCACGACCCTTTGGATCTCCAGAAAGGCCGCCAAGTTCATGCCCAGTTGGTCGTGAATGGCGTCGACCACGATGATTCTTTGGGCACTAGACTTTTGGGGATGTATGTTCTCTGCCGCAGTTTTTCAGACGCCAAAGATGTGTTCTTTCGGCTCAAAAAGGTGTCACCTCTGCCTTGGAATTGGATGATCAGGGGTTTTACTATGGTTGGTTGCTTTAACTTAGCTTTGTTATTCTATTTTAAGATGTGGTTTGTTGGTGCCTTGCCAGATAAATACACATTTCCTTATGTGATCAAGTCTTGTTGTAATTTATCTGCTGTTGGATTGGGTAGGTTAATTCATAAGACAATTTGTTTGATCGGTTTGGAAACGGATCTCTTTGTAGGTAGTTCATTGATTAAAATGTATGCAGAGAGTAATTTTGTTGATGAGGCAAGAGAGGTGTTTGACCGAATGCCGGAAAGAGATTGTGTTCTGTGGAATGTGATGATTGATGGATACGTGAGGAATAGGGATAGAGGGAATGCTGTTGCACTTTTTAATAGCATGCGAAGAGGGAAAC AACCAAATTCTGTGGCATTTGCTGGTGTGTTGTCCATTTGTGCCACAGAGGCAATGTTGAAGTATGGTATTCAGCTTCATGGCCTCACGATCAGATGTGGGttagatttggaagcatcggtgGCGAATACACTGTTAGCCATGTACTCAAAATGCTGCTGCTTTACTGAAATGCAGAAATTGTTTGATTTGATGACACGAACTGATTTGGTGGCTTGGAATGGGATGATCTCTGGGTATGTCCAGAATGGACTGAAGAATGAAGCCTTAGGTTTGTTCTACCAGATGCAAGCAGCTGGCATCAAACCAGATTCCATTACACTGGCAAGTTTTCTTCCTGCCTTTTCTGACTCGACTAGCTTGAAACAAGGTAAGGAAATACATGCTTATATAATAAGGAATGGTGTGTGCATGGATGCATTCTTGAAGAGTGCGCTTATCGATATCTACTTTAAAAGCAAAGATGTTAGGATGGCGCAAAAGGTTTTTGATGCTACTGGAGCAATGGATGTGGTTATTTGTAGTGCAGTGATATCTGGTTATGTGCTCAATGGAATGAACCATGATGCACTGGGAATGTTCCGTTTGTTGTTAGAGGCACAGCTAAAGCCCAATGCTATCACAGTTGCTAGTGTTTTGCCAGCATGTTCGTGTTTGTCTGCTTTAAAATTGGGGAACGAGCTACATGGTTACATTCTTAAAAATGCATTTGAGGGAAAATGCTATGTTGGAAGTGCGCTGATGGACATGTATGCCAAATGTGGTAGACTTGATCTTGGCCATCAAATCTTCACAAAGTTGTCTGAGAGGGACACCATAGCATGGAACTCAATGATCACAAGCTTTAACCAGAACGGACAACCAAAAGAAGCTATTGGTCTTTTCCGCCAAATGGGGTCGGAAGGATTGATATATGACAGTGTCACTATATCCTCTGCCCTATCAGCATGTGCAAGTTTACCAGCACTACGATATGGGAAGGAGATCCATGGTTTCATGACAAGAGGGTCTTTGAGAGCAGACTTATATGCTGTTAGTGCTCTAATAGACATGTATGCCAAATGTGGGAGTTTGGACATAGCTCATCGTGTCTTTGATTCGATGCAAGAAAAGAATGAGGTATCATGGAACAGTATAATCGCAGCTTATGGGACACATGGTCTTGTTAAGGATGCAGTAAGTCTATTCCAGCAGATGCAGAGTGCAGGATTTCAGCCAGATCATATAACATTTCTTGCTTTAATATCTGCTTGTGGTCATGCTG CAATTGAAGAAGGATTTCGATTTTTCCATTGTATGACAGAGGACTATGGAATTGCTGCTCGGATGGAGCATTATGCTTGCATGGTTGATCTATATGGCCGTGCTGGGAAATTGGATAAAGCTTTCAACTTTATAACAAGCATGCCATTTAAACCAGATGCTGGTATTTGGGGTGCACTGCTTGGAGCTTGCCGTGTTCATGGCAACATTGTGCTTGCTGAGCTTGCTTCAAAACAGCTCTTTGAGTTGGATCCCTGTAACTCTGGATACTATGTGCTGATGTCAAACATCCATGCAGTGGCTGGTCGGTGGGATGGAGTATCAAAAGTACGAAGCTTGATGAAGGAGAGAAATGTACAGAAAGTGCCAGGATGTAGTTGGATTGAGATCAACAACATCAATCATATATTTGTTGCAGCCGACCAAAGTCACCTAGATTCTTCACAAATTTACTTGTTATTGAAGTGCATCATTTTAGAGCTAATAGAGGAAGGCTATGTTCCACAACCAGACTTTGTTTATCCGCTAAACATGAACTCCAACAAGCAAGTAGGTTTACGGCATTATCAAATATAG